In Mucilaginibacter celer, one DNA window encodes the following:
- a CDS encoding MauE/DoxX family redox-associated membrane protein, with amino-acid sequence MNKKILTEVIAALLALLFLYAGFSKLVNMPAFTRAMHNQPFPSWFADALIWTIPPAEIIFALGLFFDRTRKYAAYAYLILMGLFSLYIAAILLHLFPRVPCSCGGVIQALSWGQHLLFNLCFTGLALAFIFLIKQSGTESRPGDGR; translated from the coding sequence ATGAATAAAAAGATTTTAACCGAGGTCATTGCAGCTCTCCTGGCACTGTTGTTCCTATACGCAGGTTTCAGTAAACTGGTGAATATGCCGGCTTTTACCAGGGCCATGCACAACCAGCCCTTTCCGTCCTGGTTCGCTGATGCACTGATCTGGACGATACCTCCGGCAGAAATCATATTCGCGTTGGGCTTGTTTTTCGACAGAACCAGGAAATACGCAGCGTACGCTTATTTAATACTGATGGGTTTGTTCTCTTTATACATTGCCGCAATTTTATTGCACCTGTTTCCAAGGGTACCCTGCTCCTGCGGAGGGGTAATCCAGGCACTTAGCTGGGGCCAGCATCTCCTGTTTAATTTATGCTTTACCGGCCTAGCGCTCGCATTCATTTTTCTAATAAAACAGTCCGGAACGGAAAGCAGGCCGGGAGACGGCAGATAA
- a CDS encoding TlpA family protein disulfide reductase, with the protein MNFSIKIKFLMTCLALLVCQLAEARHFTVKQKNEVTVSGYAERLNDGDTIVLNLYKFGEFAQHPLSKTTFTTVASHRRFHISFPVSARARYVDLILPAGTGCYFAGYLVTAGDQVNISMKQQQVFFTGQGSACWKVKFKSDSLQKVFFREQKGIPTLESKTRLINALTQARLATLKADSIRLPPVIYHILKADILGEEMLLAYNYTKTFYQNGGTSRPAAFNQSVKYAEEAIGESAVYANDFIAGQIARYKLDSCIIPDQPFSLPKAYAFFKTGTGFSKSLKEKLITYLLFMERTSKEIVPLLADASAFVTGGDMAKVLEELSTSVMPGARAYDFSLPDTAGKLVHSGDFKDKVVLMDFWFTGCGACLKIKPELEKIEKLYQGKDVVFISVGLDKSKTQWLSSVRQNKYSTRQSKNLFTESQAFNHPIARHYNITGCPTLILVDRNGNILRIPESPLDDGGNGLVNAINETLR; encoded by the coding sequence ATGAACTTTTCCATAAAAATAAAATTTTTGATGACCTGCCTGGCCCTGCTGGTCTGTCAGCTTGCGGAGGCCAGGCATTTTACCGTGAAGCAGAAAAACGAAGTGACCGTATCAGGCTATGCCGAGAGGCTCAACGATGGAGACACGATCGTGCTAAATCTTTATAAGTTTGGCGAGTTCGCACAACACCCTTTATCTAAAACTACGTTTACAACTGTCGCATCCCATCGCCGTTTTCATATTAGCTTTCCTGTAAGCGCCCGGGCGCGGTACGTTGATCTGATCCTACCGGCTGGGACGGGTTGCTATTTCGCGGGGTACCTTGTAACGGCCGGGGACCAGGTGAACATCAGCATGAAACAGCAGCAGGTGTTTTTTACCGGCCAAGGAAGTGCTTGCTGGAAAGTAAAGTTTAAAAGCGACAGTTTACAAAAAGTTTTTTTTAGGGAGCAAAAGGGTATACCTACATTGGAGAGCAAGACCCGTTTGATCAACGCACTAACCCAAGCGAGGCTGGCCACACTGAAAGCTGACAGTATCCGTTTACCTCCGGTAATCTATCATATCCTGAAGGCCGATATCCTGGGAGAGGAAATGTTACTGGCTTACAACTATACTAAGACGTTTTACCAGAACGGAGGTACCAGCCGGCCGGCTGCTTTCAACCAGTCGGTTAAATACGCGGAAGAGGCAATCGGTGAATCAGCAGTTTATGCCAACGATTTTATTGCCGGGCAGATTGCCCGGTACAAACTGGACTCCTGTATAATACCTGATCAACCTTTTTCATTGCCCAAGGCCTATGCCTTCTTTAAAACCGGAACGGGCTTCAGTAAATCGCTAAAAGAAAAGCTGATAACCTATCTTTTATTTATGGAACGGACCAGTAAAGAGATCGTGCCTTTGCTTGCTGATGCATCCGCTTTTGTGACCGGTGGCGATATGGCCAAAGTACTTGAAGAACTCAGCACATCAGTAATGCCGGGCGCCCGGGCTTACGATTTCAGCCTACCGGATACCGCGGGTAAGCTTGTACATTCCGGGGATTTTAAAGACAAGGTGGTGCTGATGGATTTTTGGTTTACCGGTTGCGGCGCCTGTCTGAAGATCAAGCCGGAGTTGGAAAAAATTGAAAAATTGTACCAGGGGAAAGATGTTGTGTTTATCAGTGTTGGACTGGACAAATCCAAAACACAGTGGCTGAGTTCGGTGCGGCAAAACAAATATAGCACGCGCCAGAGTAAGAATCTGTTTACGGAATCACAAGCCTTTAACCATCCCATAGCCAGGCATTACAATATTACGGGCTGCCCGACGCTAATCCTCGTCGACAGGAACGGCAACATTTTGCGGATCCCGGAAAGTCCCTTAGATGATGGCGGTAACGGATTGGTGAATGCTATCAACGAAACGCTCCGATAA
- a CDS encoding lanthionine synthetase LanC family protein encodes MENQQANNHKLTGLYEDPNRVALAAQHVKTGYSSYLLERHLPFTVRYPYLMAGGLSGENCWSIYISVIRQQMSGLLSWILDYLAALAIPFAIPVDECAHNIILDGRAGFSYTGKVLHIYLPADQPAYDIAAEILTRTSGIKGPAIPSAVLLSGSIYVSYGIFPEPLLFNGSRHFSPAGIFSAEDWLLERLGETGTGWPFGVFKKLKKRRQGRLLNHKYVPTGVLKRDAKGNVLKCVQLFPLNHLRLCVAKQGLMFQCHDEAGRDIRDRLQWQYQIHRLLAPECILPQAYEIFRKDDNAYLVLQHIEGLTLNEKLAATQQGVMWPSLRADIRREIISCLKKTVTVVGTFHKYGIVHRDVTPGNFLVTQTGEVIAIDIELCCDIRTGEPAPAFILGTPGYMSPRQLDQRPPSFGDDIYALGALLLKAFTGLSPKKFDTGDRAWLHQNLYYHLCSGSLTDLICDCLNADEDRRPSLQTILRALDVYDALLLTGDACERDAVPSAVTRQGLAGITQRALNALGNPVMLEQDGRWGAKHDGKGNLTANELVLHGWHPGLYSGTAGTLLCLVQAGGLGYDLSGLRGTIDRHVVLLEMAVENPETVGAGLWHGTYGIAMALLVMKGAGHWNAEAARLGLMQRLLMPAATDLSLCTGLTGQGMALITCYSVLSGEVEKQLSGIVAFLLREQEPDGSWQTEGTPGYRSDFKINGFASGVSGILYFLLTYRLRFDAHRLDDSIIRGLRYLSSQYRQVDGKQMWLANNNGQVGDPWLENGAAGIALTFIKAFEVYGEPGYKTIAGTALSVYPKSLSANAVDSADGMSGLGEVYLEAYRVFGEEEWAERARHIADFLVHCFNTNADGSVYWLHHHFSKPAAGYLSGNCGIIHFLMRVVHPGRLGFPFPLINNNDRHE; translated from the coding sequence ATGGAAAATCAACAGGCAAATAATCATAAGCTAACAGGTTTATACGAAGATCCCAACAGGGTTGCCCTGGCCGCTCAGCATGTTAAAACCGGCTACAGCAGTTATTTGCTTGAACGTCATTTACCCTTTACAGTCCGATACCCCTACCTAATGGCCGGCGGGTTATCCGGAGAGAATTGCTGGAGCATTTATATTTCCGTGATCAGGCAACAAATGTCCGGATTATTGAGCTGGATTTTGGATTACCTAGCGGCGTTAGCTATTCCGTTCGCCATCCCGGTTGATGAGTGTGCTCATAATATCATCCTCGATGGCAGGGCGGGGTTTTCTTATACAGGCAAAGTGCTGCACATTTATTTACCCGCGGATCAGCCGGCATATGATATCGCAGCTGAAATCCTGACCAGGACCTCGGGTATTAAAGGGCCCGCCATACCTTCGGCTGTTTTGCTTTCAGGCAGTATCTATGTGTCGTACGGCATTTTTCCTGAACCTCTCCTGTTTAACGGAAGCCGGCATTTTTCTCCCGCCGGAATATTTAGCGCGGAAGACTGGTTGTTGGAACGGCTGGGTGAAACGGGGACCGGGTGGCCTTTCGGGGTTTTTAAAAAGTTGAAAAAAAGAAGGCAGGGCCGGTTGTTGAACCATAAATATGTTCCGACAGGGGTTTTGAAGCGTGATGCGAAGGGAAATGTGCTGAAATGTGTACAACTGTTCCCGCTAAATCATTTGCGGCTCTGTGTGGCAAAACAGGGCCTGATGTTTCAGTGCCATGACGAGGCCGGCAGGGATATCAGGGACAGGCTGCAATGGCAATACCAGATACACAGGTTATTGGCCCCGGAATGTATCTTGCCCCAAGCCTACGAAATTTTCAGGAAGGACGACAATGCATATCTCGTCCTGCAGCATATTGAAGGATTAACGCTCAACGAGAAACTTGCCGCAACACAGCAGGGGGTCATGTGGCCGTCCCTGAGGGCGGATATCAGGCGTGAAATTATAAGCTGTCTGAAGAAGACGGTAACGGTAGTGGGTACTTTTCACAAGTACGGTATCGTGCACAGGGATGTGACCCCCGGAAATTTCCTGGTAACCCAAACAGGAGAGGTAATAGCAATTGATATAGAATTATGCTGTGATATAAGAACCGGCGAGCCGGCTCCTGCATTTATTCTGGGAACCCCGGGTTATATGTCGCCCCGGCAGTTGGATCAAAGGCCTCCGTCATTCGGAGACGATATTTATGCGCTGGGGGCCTTATTGCTTAAGGCATTTACCGGGCTTTCGCCTAAAAAATTTGATACGGGGGACAGGGCGTGGTTACACCAAAACCTGTACTATCATCTGTGCAGTGGCTCACTAACCGATCTGATCTGTGACTGTTTAAACGCTGATGAAGACCGGAGGCCATCTTTACAGACCATCCTTAGAGCTTTGGACGTCTATGACGCATTGCTACTGACCGGCGATGCCTGTGAGCGGGATGCTGTTCCTTCGGCGGTCACGAGGCAGGGCCTGGCTGGTATTACCCAAAGGGCTCTCAATGCTTTGGGTAACCCCGTTATGCTGGAGCAGGACGGGCGCTGGGGCGCTAAACACGACGGGAAGGGTAACCTGACGGCAAATGAACTGGTCTTGCACGGATGGCACCCCGGCCTGTATTCAGGTACGGCAGGGACCTTGCTCTGCCTTGTACAGGCCGGGGGCCTGGGATATGATCTTAGCGGGCTGCGGGGCACCATAGATCGTCACGTTGTACTGCTGGAGATGGCCGTTGAAAATCCGGAAACTGTCGGCGCGGGCCTTTGGCATGGTACTTACGGAATCGCGATGGCCCTGTTGGTAATGAAGGGAGCGGGTCATTGGAACGCGGAGGCCGCAAGGTTGGGTTTAATGCAGCGCCTGTTAATGCCGGCTGCAACTGATCTCAGCCTCTGCACGGGGCTGACAGGTCAGGGAATGGCACTGATCACCTGTTATAGTGTCCTGTCCGGAGAAGTGGAAAAGCAGCTCTCCGGCATCGTGGCCTTTCTCCTCCGCGAACAGGAACCGGACGGTTCCTGGCAGACCGAAGGGACTCCGGGCTATCGCAGCGATTTCAAGATCAACGGGTTCGCCAGTGGTGTCAGCGGCATCCTTTATTTTCTGCTGACCTACCGTTTGCGTTTCGATGCGCACCGGCTGGATGATAGCATCATCAGGGGGCTCCGTTATTTAAGCAGCCAGTACAGGCAGGTCGACGGAAAACAAATGTGGTTGGCGAACAATAATGGACAGGTGGGAGATCCATGGCTGGAAAACGGCGCTGCCGGTATCGCATTGACATTTATTAAGGCCTTCGAGGTATACGGGGAACCGGGATATAAAACCATAGCCGGGACGGCTTTATCAGTTTACCCGAAATCCCTTTCGGCCAATGCCGTCGATTCCGCTGACGGAATGAGCGGGTTGGGGGAGGTCTATCTCGAAGCGTACCGGGTCTTTGGGGAAGAAGAATGGGCGGAGCGGGCGCGCCACATCGCTGATTTCCTGGTTCATTGTTTTAATACCAATGCCGACGGGAGTGTTTACTGGCTGCACCATCATTTTTCGAAGCCGGCTGCAGGTTACCTGTCCGGAAATTGCGGTATTATTCATTTCCTGATGAGAGTGGTTCATCCCGGCAGGCTGGGTTTTCCTTTTCCTTTGATCAATAATAACGACAGACATGAATAA
- the mobC gene encoding conjugal transfer protein MobC, with amino-acid sequence MQTGENEQALRKIIDFTRLLSISILIIHFYLCCYPAFAQWQLTSPVVNKVLLPISRMGIFKTVLYAKLAALLLLLVSLIGSKGKKDETIRKQSIWGYGLTGLMLYFMSNLLFDLSGKLMLIAIMYMGLSALGYGFILVAGSLLSRLLHISLAGDIFNKENETFPQEERKLENEYSVNLPAQYRLKGKKRRSWINLIQPFASTLIAGRPGGGKSYFVVRHIITQHIRKGFGMLIYDFKFDDLSVIAYNALMKYAGNYKVKPTIWFIDFDKIRHRCNPIEPGSMDDITDAMESSRTFMLGLNREWIKKQGDFFVESPVNFVTALIWFLRKYEGGRYCTLPHVIELAQVDYKYLFALLRTEPEIEVLINPFISAWQNEAYDQLEGQVASAKISMARLVSPALYYVLSGNDFTLDLNNPEAPKIICMGNNPLKQQVYGAVLSLYISRTIKLVNQKNKLKCNLIFDEFPTIYFNNMDSLIATARSNKVATTLAVQDYSQLKKDYGRELAEVIMNIVGNVICGQVFGDTAKQLSERFGKIMQERQSMTVNSQDTSVSKSMQLDFAIPASKISTLSSGEFVGMVADEPGNKIELKVFHNEIINDHEAIKAEEEKYQKLPEIRQLKPEALMENYLAIKRDIELIVQRELSNTE; translated from the coding sequence ATGCAAACTGGAGAAAACGAACAGGCCTTACGGAAGATCATCGATTTTACCAGGCTGCTAAGCATTTCGATTTTAATCATTCATTTTTATTTGTGCTGTTACCCTGCATTTGCACAATGGCAACTCACCTCGCCCGTGGTCAATAAGGTGTTGTTACCGATATCCCGGATGGGTATTTTTAAAACAGTGCTTTACGCAAAGCTTGCAGCGCTGCTGCTGTTGCTCGTTTCCCTGATCGGCAGTAAAGGAAAAAAGGATGAAACGATCCGTAAACAGAGCATTTGGGGCTATGGGTTGACAGGTCTGATGCTTTATTTTATGAGTAACCTGTTGTTCGATTTATCCGGGAAATTAATGCTCATTGCAATAATGTATATGGGTTTATCCGCTCTGGGCTATGGTTTCATCCTGGTCGCCGGTTCTTTATTGTCGCGCCTGTTGCATATCAGTCTGGCAGGAGATATTTTTAATAAGGAAAACGAAACCTTTCCGCAGGAGGAACGCAAACTTGAAAACGAGTACTCCGTCAACCTGCCTGCACAGTACCGGCTGAAAGGAAAGAAAAGGCGCAGCTGGATCAACCTGATCCAGCCCTTCGCCTCGACGCTGATCGCGGGCCGGCCTGGCGGGGGCAAATCCTATTTCGTGGTGCGCCATATCATCACGCAACATATCCGGAAGGGGTTCGGTATGCTGATCTATGATTTCAAGTTCGACGACCTTTCGGTGATCGCCTATAACGCCCTGATGAAATATGCCGGCAATTACAAAGTCAAGCCGACCATCTGGTTCATCGATTTTGACAAGATCAGGCACCGCTGTAACCCTATTGAGCCAGGCAGTATGGACGACATTACCGACGCGATGGAATCATCGCGGACCTTTATGCTCGGCCTCAACCGGGAATGGATCAAAAAGCAGGGCGACTTTTTTGTAGAATCACCTGTCAATTTTGTAACTGCCCTGATCTGGTTCCTGCGGAAATACGAAGGCGGCAGGTATTGTACGCTGCCGCATGTCATTGAGTTGGCCCAGGTGGACTATAAATACTTGTTCGCGCTCCTGAGAACGGAACCGGAGATCGAGGTGCTGATCAATCCTTTTATCTCTGCCTGGCAAAATGAGGCCTATGATCAGCTGGAGGGACAGGTGGCCAGCGCCAAGATCAGCATGGCCCGTCTGGTGTCCCCGGCATTATATTATGTGCTGTCCGGTAACGATTTTACGCTGGACCTGAATAACCCGGAAGCGCCGAAGATCATCTGTATGGGCAACAATCCGCTGAAACAGCAGGTATACGGCGCGGTGCTGAGCCTTTATATTTCCCGGACAATTAAACTGGTTAATCAAAAAAACAAGTTGAAGTGTAACCTGATCTTTGACGAGTTCCCCACAATTTACTTCAATAATATGGACAGCCTGATCGCTACGGCGCGCTCAAACAAAGTCGCTACCACCCTGGCCGTACAGGATTACAGCCAGCTGAAAAAGGATTACGGCAGGGAACTGGCCGAAGTGATCATGAATATTGTGGGCAATGTCATCTGTGGGCAGGTATTCGGGGATACGGCAAAACAGCTAAGCGAGCGATTCGGCAAGATCATGCAGGAACGGCAAAGCATGACGGTCAACAGTCAGGATACGTCGGTAAGCAAATCGATGCAGCTGGATTTCGCGATCCCGGCCTCGAAAATATCCACCCTGTCTTCCGGGGAGTTCGTGGGTATGGTTGCGGACGAGCCGGGCAATAAGATCGAACTGAAGGTTTTTCATAACGAGATCATCAATGACCACGAGGCGATCAAAGCGGAAGAGGAGAAATACCAGAAACTGCCGGAGATCAGGCAGCTCAAACCGGAAGCGCTTATGGAAAATTACCTCGCGATCAAAAGGGACATCGAACTGATCGTCCAGAGGGAGCTGAGCAATACGGAATAG
- a CDS encoding RagB/SusD family nutrient uptake outer membrane protein produces MKNRYYRQPAFGRKNTPLVPAGSKRLHYGLLLAILMACLGCKKQDDFLDAKTNAALSVPKTLEDYQSLLHNEGVFNAQDPALGQIASDDYYVSSADWASLYTTQEINGYIWAKKVYDAGANILDWSNPYIQVYYANTVLDALAKMKVNATDQAKFNTVRGNALFYRANAFYNLVQTFALPYDPQTSATDPGIPLRLNSDLTVKSTRATVRACYDQVITDLQAAAALLPDKPLYRTEASKAAACGMLARVYLAVTDYRQAYKYADQSLAIHADLVDYNTLKPNDYTISNDFLAEDIYHSALISYSIISVNYKAVTDSVLYASYNDNDLRKSAFFILNKGLPYFRGSYDFKGNLFSGIATDEMYLIRAECSARLGDKNAALTDLNTLMAKRWKTGTFIPFEAGSSADALNIILTERRKELLFRGLRWTDLRRLNKEPGLEVTPVRNIEGTQYNLPPNDKRYAWPIPDNEIQVSGIPQNPR; encoded by the coding sequence ATGAAAAACAGATATTACCGCCAGCCGGCCTTTGGCCGGAAAAATACGCCCCTGGTTCCCGCAGGGTCAAAGCGGCTACACTATGGCCTGTTACTGGCAATTCTGATGGCTTGCCTCGGCTGTAAAAAGCAGGATGATTTCCTGGATGCTAAAACAAACGCCGCATTGAGCGTCCCGAAGACGCTGGAGGATTACCAGTCCCTGCTGCATAATGAAGGTGTCTTTAATGCCCAGGACCCGGCGCTGGGTCAGATCGCATCGGATGACTATTACGTTTCCTCTGCTGACTGGGCCAGCCTGTATACGACACAGGAAATAAACGGCTACATCTGGGCGAAAAAGGTTTATGACGCCGGTGCCAACATCCTGGACTGGTCGAACCCGTATATCCAGGTATATTATGCGAACACCGTTCTCGATGCTCTGGCAAAAATGAAGGTTAACGCCACCGACCAGGCAAAGTTCAACACGGTCAGAGGGAACGCCCTTTTCTACCGCGCCAATGCCTTCTACAATCTTGTCCAGACCTTTGCGTTGCCATATGATCCCCAAACGTCGGCCACCGACCCGGGTATCCCGCTCCGTTTAAATTCGGACCTTACCGTTAAATCCACCCGGGCGACGGTCCGGGCCTGTTATGACCAGGTGATCACCGACCTGCAGGCAGCGGCCGCACTATTGCCGGACAAACCACTATACAGGACAGAAGCTTCAAAGGCTGCGGCATGCGGCATGCTGGCCAGGGTATATCTGGCCGTCACCGACTACCGGCAGGCTTATAAGTATGCAGACCAGAGCCTTGCCATACATGCAGACCTTGTCGATTACAATACGCTGAAGCCGAATGATTATACGATCAGCAACGATTTCCTGGCGGAAGACATCTATCATTCGGCACTGATCAGTTATAGTATTATATCGGTTAACTACAAAGCAGTCACCGACTCTGTTTTGTATGCTTCATACAATGATAACGACCTAAGAAAATCCGCATTCTTTATCCTGAACAAGGGGCTACCCTATTTCCGTGGCTCCTACGACTTTAAAGGGAACCTGTTCAGCGGGATCGCTACCGACGAGATGTACCTTATCCGTGCGGAATGCAGCGCGAGGCTGGGCGACAAAAACGCCGCGCTCACCGACCTGAACACGCTGATGGCCAAACGGTGGAAGACGGGTACTTTCATCCCTTTTGAGGCAGGGAGTTCCGCCGACGCACTGAACATCATCCTGACAGAACGCAGGAAGGAGCTGTTGTTCCGGGGCCTTCGCTGGACCGACCTGAGAAGGTTGAATAAAGAACCTGGTTTAGAGGTAACGCCGGTCAGGAACATCGAAGGCACGCAGTACAACCTTCCCCCGAACGATAAACGTTACGCCTGGCCTATTCCGGACAATGAAATTCAGGTCAGCGGAATCCCTCAAAACCCACGCTAA
- a CDS encoding histone H1, translating into MENFQKLKELIAAAEADAASFYEKGNKAAGTRLRNAMQSLKMLATDIRKEVTEKKNAQ; encoded by the coding sequence ATGGAAAACTTTCAGAAATTAAAAGAATTGATCGCTGCCGCGGAAGCGGACGCGGCAAGTTTTTACGAAAAAGGCAACAAAGCTGCCGGCACCCGCCTTAGAAATGCGATGCAATCGTTAAAAATGTTGGCGACGGACATCCGCAAAGAAGTAACAGAAAAAAAGAACGCACAATAA